ACTCCCCTGGAGTGTGGCACTGCTCCATAGTGAGGGAGATACAGCTGCTGGTTGTCAGATTTGCAACAACCACTTTCTGATGGAGCACTTCTTTAATTACAGTGACCTGCCCTGTTACATGACCATGGAGGAAATCAAGTCATTAATCAGGCTCACAGACATCATTGCTTGTGCCAAGCAGAATATCACCACAGCAGAAATCAGTGCCAGGAAAGGCACTGGTGTGGCTGGAGTTTTACACTGGCTCCAGAACCAGCACAGAGCCAGTAGTTGATTACAAAGTGCAAAAGTATGACTGATACCCAGTGACCGTGAGGCAGAACAGCATTGGTGGCCTCTGATGTTCTTTTCTTAAAGAAACAGAATGACCCAAGATATCCCTAAGTGATAAGGATCGAGTGTCTTGTCATCTGGCCTCTGAAGACTGTCCCCAGGACTGGGAGAAGAGTGCTACTGGACTTGTGGTCAAGAGCTTTGGACTGCACAGCTTCACTTAGATGCAACTTCTTGCTTCTAGTACACTCTCgatttatttatgtttctgaTATTTATCACCCCTAGGACAGTATGAGAAGATTGAAAGGAATGTGTGAATTAGAACCAAGCAAGGTGCAGCAGCACACTTTGAGGCCTCAACTACATGGGAAATGGAGGAGGCACTGAGATAGAAGATCACTGGAGCTCAGGCATTGAAGGCCAGTTTCAGCAACATGGGAAGgcactatttcaaaataaaaaggggatggggagagaatACTACCAAAAACAAGACTAGCACTTTCACTGACTGATTTGTTTAGAAAGCTCTTGCTGCTCTGAGGCCTCCACGGGTGGGTGAGGAGCTCAGATGACACAGAGGAGATGATGGAGTTCTGTTGGGACCTGTCATCTCAGCCAAAGCAGCTTGGAGGGAGAACAGTCACTGAGTTGATCAATGCACCTGTGTGAGAATGTTTGAGTCCAGCTTGGGCTGGAACCTGAAGCTGGCTGGTCAATGTGGGAAAACAAGTATCCTGCCTTTCCCACCACCAAGACCTGGTTTGTGTGTATAAGACGTGCAGTCAGTGCTGACATCCCAGTGCTGGTGGCCCACCTAGCTGTCAGTATTTCAACAGTGCTGTAAGGTAGTGGCAAGGACCAGGCCTGATCCCTAAGCAGGACAGGACTAAGCTGCTACGAGGTCTTCCCATAACAGGGTGAGAGGTGTGGAGACTATAGGACGCATGTACCACACCACTAGTCAGCCTCCACAAAGCCATTCAGACCAAGGGCACAGCAACTTGATTCTGCCAAGATCTGAGTGAAGGCTTAAGAGAAGCACAGAGCAGGTAGTTTCTAGTGATGGCTCAAATCAAGATActtctggagggctggagagatggcttagctattaagcgcttgcctgtgaagcctgaggaccccggttcaaggctcgattctccaggacccacattagccagatgcacaagggggcgcatgcatctggagttcggtttgcagtggctggaggctctggcgggcccattctgtctctgtatctgcctctctctcactcactctcaaatgagtgaaaataaacaaaaaattaatttattttaaaaaaagatacttctGGAAAGAGCACCAAAGCCTGTACCATTCTTCACAGTAGCTCTGGATCCTGGCTTTAGTCCAAATGCAAACTACACAACCAGGTGGCCAGTACAGTATGACTTGCTTGCCTCTGGCCTGACTGTAGCCCTTACTGCTACCAGGTTTAAGTTAAGCACTCATCTGCAATCATGCTGACATGGACCAGTGCAACCAATGAGTGTCACAAGGTGCCAAAACTCAGTCCAAAAACCACCAAGCATGGTTGCACACATtttcaataccagcacttgagaggtgaggTAGGGTTGCcattaagttcaaggctaccctgagattatattgtgaattccaggtcagcaaaaaATTCAGTCCAGGGGTGAAGTTCTTGCTGTGTAAATGtaaaagttcagatccccaaaaccaacataaagccagacgcagtaGTGTGTATCCAATTCAGAACTCACAATAAGGGAAGCAGCAGCATAACATTCAACATTGTCCTGTGACTGTATATGCACCGTGGCATGTGTCTGTAAGCTCGCATGTACACATTACTTCAGAGGA
This is a stretch of genomic DNA from Jaculus jaculus isolate mJacJac1 chromosome 9, mJacJac1.mat.Y.cur, whole genome shotgun sequence. It encodes these proteins:
- the Arl16 gene encoding ADP-ribosylation factor-like protein 16 isoform X3, which codes for MSPIWSSYYGDCHSLLFMVDASNPTQLSASCVQLLGLLSAEQLAEASVLILFNKIDLPCYMTMEEIKSLIRLTDIIACAKQNITTAEISARKGTGVAGVLHWLQNQHRASS